From Haloarcula sp. CBA1127, a single genomic window includes:
- a CDS encoding flippase: MGSLLRSIFSIFSGKLVGLLISLVFTPILVRIISQSDYGLYASVLAGFSVITLLSKGGLFDATRKFVAENNSNTAAVSSVISTALVICILYAVLATVVIAAVIQSGLVPSRYAPFVWILATALLFTNIFTTVRGAFYGFQRESVGEVLNISRRLLYTILALILAYVGYDVVGVFISYALSFIILGIIAIFILFKYSSFSISGSQQLHTYAREIAQYGGFQLIGGLSATLLYKADIMLVATFRGGISTALYQSAIVPAEMIWFVPSVIQLAFLQRSASLWAEDNIEEINRNIRLGIKYGILSLTLFGGGLFVLSEPFLAIYFGGEYTSAALTLKLLILGTFFLGISRTVVPVLQATGFVKESELVTFGGLIINVVLNVLLIPRYGILGAGIGTTISYIAIFFGNVTIWIQSPFDLVSLRWVSRLILVQAIFFGVFAIIVDISNFSPLVTLAVFPAVGFFIFSGVNFYAGYIPKSTIEDHLKARIDYL, translated from the coding sequence ATGGGTTCACTATTACGTTCCATATTCTCTATATTCTCAGGGAAATTAGTCGGGTTACTAATCAGTCTGGTTTTCACTCCAATTCTCGTTCGAATTATTTCTCAGTCGGACTACGGCCTCTATGCGAGTGTTCTTGCGGGGTTCAGTGTCATAACCTTGCTTTCGAAAGGTGGGTTATTCGATGCTACGCGTAAATTTGTCGCCGAGAACAACAGCAACACTGCTGCGGTTTCGTCGGTCATATCGACAGCGTTGGTAATTTGCATTCTGTATGCTGTGCTGGCTACAGTGGTCATCGCTGCGGTTATTCAGAGTGGTCTGGTTCCATCTCGGTACGCTCCCTTCGTCTGGATTCTGGCAACAGCCCTTCTGTTCACGAATATATTCACGACTGTGAGGGGAGCATTCTATGGGTTTCAGCGGGAATCGGTCGGCGAGGTACTCAATATATCTCGTCGGCTACTGTACACGATTCTAGCATTAATACTGGCGTACGTTGGCTACGACGTAGTCGGCGTGTTCATTAGTTACGCACTTTCGTTTATTATTCTAGGCATCATAGCCATTTTCATTCTGTTTAAATATTCATCGTTTTCAATTAGCGGAAGCCAGCAACTCCACACGTATGCACGGGAGATAGCGCAGTACGGCGGATTCCAACTAATTGGGGGGTTAAGCGCGACGCTGCTGTACAAAGCGGATATTATGCTAGTGGCGACATTTCGTGGGGGCATTTCGACAGCCCTCTATCAGAGTGCTATCGTGCCAGCCGAAATGATATGGTTCGTTCCATCGGTCATACAGCTAGCCTTCCTCCAACGGAGCGCGAGTCTCTGGGCGGAAGACAACATCGAGGAGATTAACCGTAATATCAGGTTGGGAATTAAATACGGGATACTGTCGCTTACACTGTTTGGTGGTGGCCTGTTCGTTCTTTCTGAACCGTTCCTTGCAATCTACTTCGGAGGTGAATATACGAGCGCAGCATTGACCCTCAAACTACTCATTCTAGGTACGTTCTTCCTGGGTATCAGCCGAACTGTCGTTCCAGTTCTTCAAGCGACAGGCTTCGTCAAAGAAAGCGAACTCGTCACCTTCGGCGGACTCATTATCAACGTCGTACTTAATGTTTTGCTCATTCCGAGATATGGTATTCTTGGCGCGGGAATCGGGACGACGATCTCATACATCGCTATCTTCTTCGGTAATGTTACTATCTGGATCCAGTCGCCGTTCGACCTTGTCTCGCTCCGATGGGTATCTAGACTGATTCTCGTTCAGGCCATCTTCTTCGGTGTTTTTGCCATTATAGTGGATATCTCCAACTTTTCTCCGTTAGTAACGCTCGCCGTGTTCCCAGCAGTTGGTTTTTTCATTTTCTCCGGTGTGAATTTCTATGCAGGGTATATTCCCAAATCAACGATAGAAGACCATCTGAAAGCGAGGATCGACTATCTGTAG